The Mangrovivirga cuniculi genomic sequence TCTGAAGTATTGATCGTGATTACACTTTCAATAATCGAAATTAAAGTTGCTAAACGGTTGCAAGCAAATAACTATTCAGACTGAAAACTCTAACTATAAAACTATAAAAACTGTACTCTAGATAAATAAAAAGAGATGTAAATTATTTACTTACAATTGGTTACAAACTATTAACTACTTGTATAAATAAGTAAGGTATAATTGATATGATGCTAAAATATTCTATCAATCAAACCAATTTTTTTATCATCACGGAATTTTTCAACCCATGAAAAAAGTATCTTATATATCGCTGTTAATTATATTATTAAGCATCACAGTTTCATCGTGTAAACAAAAGGAAGTAGAAGGAATAAAAATTTCAGAAACGTTATACATTCATCAGGATTACCGGACAAACTGGGAACTCAGGCATCTTATCAGGCAAACTTTAAATAAAGACTCGAAAGCCCTGGCAGGACTTGCTAATTTTAATTGTGGCGATGGTGAGGCCTGTTATGAGCTGGGGTTTGTTATCACTCAAATAACTTATAAGATGGGTGAAGCTGATTTTATCAATCTCTTAGGTCAACTTGATCAAAAAGAACTTTCAGTACTTGAAGGATTTATTAGAGTGGGCCTTGAATACGGCGATAACGATGGAAACGGAAAGATGGATAAAAAAAGAATCCATGAAGAGTTTCCGGGAATATATAATTTGCTTTCAATAAAATAGTCTGCCGAATTACTTATTCTGACCTCATATAACTGTTTTCTGGTTCTCAGGAAAAAAGACTTTGATTGTGTACATGACCAGATTTATTGACTGACTATTTAATTTATAGATCCTTCTGTCAAATCATACCCTACCGAATCTGAAGAAGAATTAGCAAACCTTCATATCGGATTAAAGCCTTCTCTTTATGAAAAATGAAAGATTTATTATTAAATTAATAACACAATTTGTTGAAGGAATAGGAGCGATGAAGTTCTGTTAAATTAATCTTAGAGTACAAACTAGAATAACATGGATAAGGCACTTCAAACGATGATCGACAATATGCCTGATAAGACAGGTAAGTCCTTAAATGAATGGAAAGCGATACTCAAAGAGAAATCCTTTGCTAAACACTCGGAAGTAGTTAAATTTCTTAAGACAGAGCATGGTGTAACTCACGGCTATGCAAACACAATAGTCACCTTATCAAAAGAAGAAGATAACTCATCAGAAGATTTAGTGGAAGCTCAATATCAGGGAAAAGAAAATTTGATTCCGATCTATGAAAAGCTTATAGATTATGCTAAATCCCTGGGATCTGATGTCACCATTACTCCAAAAAAAGGATCGGTAAGCATAATCAGGAGAAGACAATTTCTTTTAGTTAAACCAGCGACGAAATCCAGAATTGATCTTGGTTTCAAGTTACCGGATAAACCAACTACTGATCGATTAGAAAATTCAGGACCATTTGGCACCATGTGTACTCACAGGGTTCAGCTAACTGATCCAAAAGAAGTAGACAGTGAATTAAAAGCGTGGATAAAAGAAGCGTATGAGGAGTCAAAATAAAGGAGGTAAACTTGCCTTAGGATTTTATTTAAATCATTATTTTTCACTAAAATTATTGAGTCAATCAATACAAGCTTCTTTGCATTTTAAATTATTTTGGTAAACGTCCATTGAAAGATTACGAGAATATATTAGGTAACATTAAACGATATGTCAATTTAAATAAAGATGACGAATCACAGTTTATTTCAATCGTACGAACAAGCAGGGTAAAGCGAAGACAATATATTGTCCAACCAAATTTTATTTGTTCCCATCAAACCTATGTGGTAAAAGGTGCTTTTCGCAGCTATTTTGTTAGCAACGAAGGGATCGATCATACTATTCAGTTTGCTATAGAAGACTGGTTTATCAGCGACTTTAATAGTTATATTAATCAGACACCAGCCTCTCTTTTTGTTGAGGCCTTAGAGGATTCTGTTGTTCACCAAATCTCTTATCAAGGTGTTGAAGCATTATGTGATCAAAATCCAAAATTTGAGCGATTTTTCAGATTAGTTGCCCAAAAGTCTTTTGCCTTTTCACAAAGACGGGTGCTTTCTAATTTGGGTAAATCTGCCGAAGAACGCTATATTGAATTTTACAACCTTTATCCGGGTATTGTTCAACGTGTCCCCCAATATGCTTTGGCTTCCTACCTGGGTATGTCTGCTGAATTTCTAAGCAAAATAAGGAAGCG encodes the following:
- a CDS encoding DUF4287 domain-containing protein, with amino-acid sequence MDKALQTMIDNMPDKTGKSLNEWKAILKEKSFAKHSEVVKFLKTEHGVTHGYANTIVTLSKEEDNSSEDLVEAQYQGKENLIPIYEKLIDYAKSLGSDVTITPKKGSVSIIRRRQFLLVKPATKSRIDLGFKLPDKPTTDRLENSGPFGTMCTHRVQLTDPKEVDSELKAWIKEAYEESK
- a CDS encoding Crp/Fnr family transcriptional regulator, with translation MKDYENILGNIKRYVNLNKDDESQFISIVRTSRVKRRQYIVQPNFICSHQTYVVKGAFRSYFVSNEGIDHTIQFAIEDWFISDFNSYINQTPASLFVEALEDSVVHQISYQGVEALCDQNPKFERFFRLVAQKSFAFSQRRVLSNLGKSAEERYIEFYNLYPGIVQRVPQYALASYLGMSAEFLSKIRKRLATKS